From Granulicella sp. WH15, the proteins below share one genomic window:
- a CDS encoding nucleoside deaminase, with amino-acid sequence MSNTPKSHAEMLEVALAEARLGRAEGGVPIGAAMFDGSGKLLASGRNRRVQQDDPSVHGETDAFRRAGRQKSYRDVTMVTTLAPCWYCTGLIRQFGIRTVIVGESRTFLGGIESLRELGVTVIDMDSDECRLLLEGFIAEKPEVWNEDIGE; translated from the coding sequence ATGTCGAATACACCAAAGAGCCACGCGGAGATGCTGGAAGTAGCCTTGGCGGAGGCTCGTCTGGGCCGCGCTGAGGGCGGCGTTCCTATTGGTGCGGCGATGTTCGACGGTAGCGGCAAACTGCTGGCCTCGGGCCGCAATCGGCGCGTGCAGCAGGACGATCCTTCGGTTCATGGCGAGACGGATGCCTTTCGCCGGGCCGGTCGGCAGAAGAGCTACCGCGACGTAACGATGGTGACGACGCTGGCTCCGTGCTGGTACTGCACCGGGTTGATCCGGCAGTTCGGCATCAGGACGGTGATCGTGGGCGAGAGCCGGACGTTCTTGGGAGGCATCGAGTCGCTGCGGGAGTTGGGAGTGACGGTGATCGATATGGATTCGGACGAGTGCCGTTTGTTGCTCGAAGGGTTTATCGCGGAGAAGCCTGAGGTTTGGAACGAGGATATCGGCGAGTGA
- a CDS encoding RNA-binding S4 domain-containing protein — MTGTRIDKWLWAARFFKTREQSSKACDLGRINSNGQRSKPAREVRVGDILQIKNDAGEFEIEVLALSEQRGAAAIAQTLYRETEAGIEARKKAAEERKLLGPMADSYTAGRPTKRDRRLIHQFNGRG; from the coding sequence ATGACCGGTACTCGCATCGACAAGTGGCTCTGGGCCGCACGTTTTTTCAAGACCCGCGAACAGTCCTCGAAGGCCTGTGACCTGGGCCGCATCAACAGCAACGGGCAACGCTCGAAGCCAGCGCGAGAGGTCCGTGTGGGCGATATCTTGCAGATCAAAAATGATGCAGGCGAGTTCGAGATTGAGGTGCTGGCCCTGAGCGAGCAGCGCGGTGCCGCCGCAATTGCCCAGACTCTCTACCGCGAGACCGAGGCCGGCATAGAAGCCCGCAAAAAAGCGGCTGAAGAGCGCAAGCTGCTGGGGCCAATGGCCGATAGCTACACCGCTGGACGGCCAACCAAGCGGGATAGACGCCTGATCCACCAGTTCAACGGCCGCGGCTAG
- a CDS encoding DUF6496 domain-containing protein: MATKKAATKKGTKYGAAAGKSVEREMKAMKQGKLTSGRSGKKVTNPKQAIAIGLSEARKEGAKVPAAPKS; this comes from the coding sequence ATGGCCACGAAGAAAGCTGCTACGAAGAAGGGGACGAAGTACGGTGCGGCTGCGGGCAAGAGCGTCGAGCGCGAGATGAAGGCGATGAAGCAGGGAAAGCTGACGAGCGGCAGGAGCGGCAAGAAGGTGACGAATCCGAAGCAGGCGATTGCGATTGGCCTGTCTGAGGCGCGCAAGGAGGGGGCCAAGGTTCCTGCGGCTCCGAAGTCGTAA
- a CDS encoding metal-dependent hydrolase, whose amino-acid sequence MEPVTHVLTGALLARTGFNRRAAYATAAMAIAAELPDIDTLWSLTGPIPGFEHHRGITHTFVGVPFEAALLTAAFCFVHRRRSKPTKAPVNWPFLYFATLIALLSHLFLDWTNNYGLRPFFPFNPRWYSGSFVFIFEPILFVLLLIGLLAPKFLGTVQTWAIAALLAICALWGFRFHEHSRALQIAATTTPAPLFASPSPIDPFTWHVVADTPAYDQLSTVNTRTGTSAPGLRINKAAPTVATLVAKRSPLAEPYLDWSALPLVDQGAVTPDGLTPVTFRDARFLGSIPPLDARHRAPLSGTVFVDLAADDAHRIARMELDGRVQR is encoded by the coding sequence ATGGAACCCGTCACCCACGTCCTTACCGGAGCCCTCCTGGCCCGCACCGGCTTCAACCGCCGCGCCGCCTACGCCACCGCCGCCATGGCCATCGCGGCGGAGCTGCCCGATATCGACACCCTCTGGTCGCTCACCGGGCCGATCCCCGGCTTCGAGCACCATCGCGGCATCACCCACACCTTCGTCGGCGTCCCCTTCGAGGCCGCGCTCCTGACCGCCGCCTTTTGCTTCGTCCACCGCCGCCGAAGCAAACCCACCAAGGCCCCCGTCAACTGGCCGTTTCTATACTTCGCCACCCTCATCGCGCTCCTCAGCCACCTTTTCCTCGACTGGACGAACAACTACGGCCTGCGCCCGTTCTTCCCCTTCAACCCGCGCTGGTACTCAGGCTCTTTCGTCTTCATCTTCGAGCCGATCCTCTTCGTCCTGCTCCTGATCGGGCTTCTTGCGCCGAAGTTTCTCGGGACGGTCCAAACCTGGGCCATCGCCGCCCTGCTCGCCATCTGCGCACTCTGGGGCTTCCGCTTCCACGAGCACTCCCGGGCGCTCCAAATAGCGGCTACCACCACCCCTGCCCCGCTCTTCGCCAGCCCCTCGCCCATCGACCCGTTCACCTGGCACGTGGTCGCCGACACCCCCGCCTACGACCAACTCTCCACCGTCAACACCCGCACCGGCACCTCCGCTCCCGGCTTACGAATCAATAAAGCCGCCCCCACCGTCGCCACGCTGGTCGCCAAGCGCAGCCCGCTGGCCGAGCCCTACCTCGACTGGTCCGCTCTCCCCCTGGTCGATCAGGGCGCAGTAACGCCCGACGGCCTCACCCCGGTCACCTTCCGCGACGCCCGCTTCCTCGGCAGCATCCCCCCGCTCGACGCCCGCCACCGCGCCCCGCTCTCCGGCACCGTCTTCGTCGATCTGGCCGCCGATGATGCCCACCGCATCGCCCGCATGGAGCTGGACGGCCGCGTCCAACGCTGA
- a CDS encoding glutathionylspermidine synthase family protein: MQRVSIAARPDWQKKVEAQGLTFHSPAAMAPQPYWDESACYKFSAAEIDTLEAVGSELQGMCLAAAQHVIDKQRYAELGIPANAAPVIEWAWNQDPPSIYGRFDILWAGASAGSKWGATAPKLLEYNADTPTSLLEAAVVQGDWLDEVGRSLSANPDQFNTIHERLIERWQSVVDALIPPVYFAALDDPDEPEDLATTTYLRDTADQAGLHTEAISLQDIGWNPDRECFVDLEENQIFSIFKQYPWESMLGEDFGPQALDTYADVRWIEPIWKLLLSNKGLLPILWELYPGHPLLLEAYFDEPRRMGSYVRKPIYSRDGANVSIIRPNMRAIEMPGPYGDGRFICQSLAPEVVFAERHPVLGLWMIGEECCGMGIRESAGLITDKLSSFVPHYFE; this comes from the coding sequence ATGCAGAGAGTTTCGATTGCAGCAAGACCGGACTGGCAGAAGAAGGTCGAGGCGCAGGGGCTTACCTTCCACTCGCCCGCGGCGATGGCTCCGCAGCCCTACTGGGATGAGTCGGCCTGCTACAAGTTTTCAGCCGCGGAGATCGACACGCTCGAGGCCGTGGGCAGCGAGCTGCAGGGCATGTGCCTGGCGGCCGCGCAGCATGTGATCGACAAGCAGCGGTACGCCGAACTGGGGATTCCGGCCAATGCCGCGCCGGTGATCGAGTGGGCGTGGAACCAGGATCCGCCGTCGATCTACGGGCGTTTTGATATTTTGTGGGCGGGGGCTAGTGCGGGTTCGAAGTGGGGTGCGACTGCGCCTAAGCTGCTCGAATACAACGCCGATACGCCGACTTCTCTGCTCGAAGCAGCGGTGGTTCAGGGGGATTGGCTCGACGAGGTCGGGCGGTCGCTCAGCGCCAACCCGGACCAGTTCAACACGATCCACGAGCGGCTCATCGAGCGGTGGCAGAGCGTGGTGGACGCGCTGATTCCGCCGGTTTACTTTGCCGCGCTCGATGACCCGGATGAGCCTGAGGATCTGGCGACCACGACGTATCTGCGAGACACGGCGGACCAGGCCGGGCTGCACACCGAGGCGATCAGCCTGCAGGATATCGGCTGGAATCCGGATCGCGAGTGCTTTGTCGATCTCGAGGAGAACCAGATTTTTTCGATCTTCAAGCAGTATCCGTGGGAGTCGATGCTGGGCGAGGACTTCGGGCCGCAGGCGCTCGATACCTACGCCGACGTGCGCTGGATCGAGCCGATATGGAAGCTGCTGCTCTCGAACAAGGGGCTGCTGCCGATCCTGTGGGAGCTGTATCCGGGGCATCCGCTGCTGCTGGAGGCTTACTTCGACGAGCCGCGCCGGATGGGCAGTTATGTGCGCAAGCCGATCTACTCGCGGGACGGGGCGAACGTCAGCATCATCCGGCCGAATATGCGGGCGATCGAGATGCCGGGGCCGTATGGGGATGGACGATTTATCTGCCAGTCGCTGGCTCCGGAGGTGGTGTTTGCGGAGCGGCATCCGGTGCTGGGGCTGTGGATGATTGGCGAAGAGTGCTGTGGGATGGGAATTCGTGAGTCGGCAGGGTTGATTACAGATAAGCTAAGCTCGTTCGTGCCGCACTATTTTGAATAG
- the serA gene encoding phosphoglycerate dehydrogenase: MKIVIAEKVSPATLAIFQKEAGWNVVTADKIANGLPAELADADALIVRSAVQVDAKLLESAPKLRVIGRAGVGVDNIDTAAATHSGIVVMNTPGANAVAVAELTLGLMISMGRSIPRANSTTHAGKWDKKSLQGSELRGKTLGIVGLGRIGLEVARRAKAFGMELIGYDPFIAPVIARENDVTLVSIDTIFNESDYLTLHVGLTPQTEGLINAQSIAIMKPGIRIVNCARGELIVDEALVEGLKSGKVGGAALDVFRQEPLKESPYFGLDNVLLSPHIAGSTDEAQEAIGIQLAMQVRDYLKLGVVQNAVNLPSLSHEEYIEVAPYIEMAERLGKFLSHAVPGNLESIQLSYSGRLATQKTDLIRNAAIAGIFGQSESVNRINAAAIAAERGVRVQEDKKEFTPGGAGSVLKLVLLSSEGDASASATVLHGNSPRLLTYDGIDIEAPLQGTLVAIRNHDVPGVVGRIGTILGEHEVNIANFALGRGVDARPRRVPRGQALAVVQIEVAEASAASTAVAALKQVEAIAGVRLVELG, translated from the coding sequence TTGAAGATCGTAATTGCTGAGAAAGTCTCCCCTGCTACGCTTGCCATATTCCAGAAAGAAGCGGGCTGGAACGTCGTTACCGCCGATAAGATTGCCAATGGACTGCCCGCCGAGCTGGCCGATGCGGACGCGCTGATCGTTCGTTCGGCGGTGCAGGTGGATGCCAAGCTGCTCGAGTCCGCGCCGAAGCTGCGGGTGATCGGACGCGCCGGGGTGGGCGTGGATAACATCGACACCGCCGCGGCCACGCACAGCGGCATCGTGGTGATGAACACGCCCGGAGCCAATGCTGTCGCGGTCGCCGAGCTGACGCTGGGGCTGATGATCTCGATGGGCCGGTCTATCCCTCGCGCGAACAGCACCACGCACGCGGGCAAGTGGGATAAGAAGTCGTTGCAGGGAAGCGAGCTGCGGGGCAAGACGCTGGGCATCGTCGGGCTGGGACGCATTGGGCTTGAAGTTGCGCGGCGGGCCAAGGCGTTTGGCATGGAACTGATCGGCTACGACCCGTTCATCGCGCCGGTGATCGCGCGCGAGAACGACGTGACGCTGGTGAGCATCGACACGATCTTCAACGAGTCGGACTACCTGACGCTGCACGTGGGGCTGACGCCGCAGACCGAGGGCCTCATCAACGCGCAGTCCATTGCGATTATGAAGCCGGGCATCCGCATCGTGAACTGCGCTCGCGGCGAGCTGATCGTGGACGAGGCGCTGGTCGAAGGGCTGAAGTCGGGCAAGGTCGGCGGCGCGGCGCTGGACGTCTTCCGGCAGGAGCCGCTGAAGGAGTCGCCGTACTTTGGCCTGGACAACGTGCTGCTCTCGCCGCATATTGCTGGCTCGACCGACGAGGCGCAGGAGGCCATCGGCATCCAGCTCGCCATGCAGGTGCGGGACTACCTGAAGCTGGGCGTGGTGCAGAACGCGGTCAACCTGCCCTCGCTCTCTCACGAGGAGTATATCGAGGTCGCGCCGTACATCGAGATGGCCGAGCGGCTGGGTAAGTTCCTGTCGCACGCGGTGCCGGGCAATCTCGAGAGCATTCAACTGAGCTACAGCGGGCGGCTGGCGACGCAGAAGACCGACCTGATCCGGAACGCGGCGATCGCGGGTATCTTCGGCCAGAGCGAGAGCGTGAACCGCATCAACGCGGCGGCGATTGCGGCTGAGCGCGGCGTGCGGGTGCAGGAGGATAAGAAGGAGTTCACGCCGGGCGGCGCGGGCAGCGTGCTGAAGCTGGTGCTGCTCTCGTCGGAGGGGGATGCGAGCGCGTCGGCGACGGTGCTGCATGGCAACTCGCCGCGGCTGCTGACGTATGACGGCATTGATATCGAGGCTCCGCTGCAGGGGACGCTGGTGGCGATTCGGAACCACGATGTGCCCGGTGTGGTGGGGCGGATCGGAACGATTCTAGGCGAGCACGAGGTGAATATCGCCAACTTTGCGCTGGGGCGCGGGGTGGATGCTCGGCCTCGGCGTGTGCCGCGGGGGCAGGCGCTGGCGGTGGTGCAGATTGAGGTGGCAGAGGCAAGTGCGGCCTCGACGGCCGTTGCGGCACTGAAGCAGGTGGAGGCTATCGCCGGGGTGCGGCTGGTGGAACTGGGTTAG
- a CDS encoding zinc ribbon domain-containing protein, with amino-acid sequence MPLYEYECTACHRHTEKIQKFSDPEITVCPFCGGALQRVISAPAFALKGGGWYKDGYASAKSTSGDSTPSSSTPAAAPAAAAPAAPAAAPAASSDKK; translated from the coding sequence ATGCCGCTCTACGAGTACGAATGCACTGCCTGCCATCGCCACACTGAAAAGATCCAGAAGTTCTCCGATCCCGAGATCACGGTCTGCCCCTTCTGCGGCGGCGCGCTACAGCGCGTCATCTCCGCGCCCGCGTTCGCGCTCAAGGGCGGCGGCTGGTACAAGGACGGCTATGCTTCGGCTAAGTCCACCAGTGGCGACTCTACCCCCTCCTCCAGCACCCCGGCGGCGGCCCCTGCGGCTGCTGCTCCGGCAGCTCCCGCCGCCGCGCCGGCCGCCAGCTCGGATAAAAAGTAA
- a CDS encoding APC family permease, with protein sequence MDTATAPLTPRLRPDCLSPFETLAQSLSTVAPTTTPTMTIPLVFALAGNGTWLAYLCAGAAILLMSLIIGHFARYSAGSGSLYTFATHSLPPWAGRIAGLALLLAYVATGSSVTGGFVNYASLFLHTSTVNPRILATLLVLLCTGAATVIAYCDVQVSARLMLWIEATSVLLIAIVLALLLWHNGLKLDLAQLHLKSVHTSGVRLGMVLALFSFVGFESATTLGAEAVDPLRTIPRAVIQSAVFCAVLFCVCAYLETLGMRAAGQNLGESSAPMRVLANLVHVPIFGTLIDIGALVSMFACTLACISAAARVLLQISNDGLIHSVFGTAHAVNATPAAAVLLIGGVTMLPAAILAARGASGIDIYGWLGSLAVYGFITVYALVAIALPFYLRRNHHLSTGTIVLSIVATLAMLLALAGTLYPVPPAPYNWLPFVYLGYLIVGTAGFAVTRRYPRSKPQASPR encoded by the coding sequence TTGGACACAGCCACAGCCCCGCTCACACCCCGCCTCCGCCCCGACTGCCTCTCGCCCTTCGAGACCCTGGCCCAGTCGCTCTCCACCGTCGCCCCCACCACCACCCCGACCATGACGATCCCGCTCGTCTTCGCGCTCGCGGGCAACGGGACCTGGCTGGCCTACCTCTGCGCGGGCGCGGCCATCCTGCTCATGTCGCTCATCATCGGCCACTTCGCCCGCTACTCGGCCGGATCAGGCTCGCTCTACACCTTCGCCACGCACTCGCTGCCGCCCTGGGCTGGCCGCATCGCGGGACTCGCTCTTCTGCTCGCCTACGTCGCCACCGGCTCCTCGGTCACCGGAGGCTTCGTCAACTACGCCAGCCTCTTCCTCCATACCAGCACAGTCAATCCCCGCATCCTCGCCACCCTTCTGGTCCTGCTCTGCACCGGAGCCGCCACCGTCATCGCCTACTGCGACGTGCAGGTCTCGGCCCGCCTGATGCTCTGGATCGAGGCGACCTCCGTTCTCCTCATAGCCATCGTGCTGGCGCTGCTGCTCTGGCACAACGGCTTGAAGCTCGACCTCGCGCAGTTGCATCTGAAGAGCGTCCACACCTCCGGCGTGCGCCTCGGCATGGTGCTCGCGCTCTTCAGCTTCGTCGGCTTCGAGAGCGCCACCACCCTCGGCGCGGAGGCCGTAGACCCGCTCCGCACCATCCCCCGCGCGGTCATCCAGTCAGCCGTCTTCTGCGCGGTCCTCTTCTGCGTCTGCGCATATCTCGAAACCCTCGGAATGCGCGCCGCCGGGCAGAACCTCGGCGAATCCAGCGCCCCCATGCGCGTGCTGGCCAACCTCGTCCACGTCCCCATCTTCGGCACGCTCATCGACATCGGCGCCCTCGTCAGCATGTTCGCCTGCACGCTGGCCTGCATCTCGGCGGCGGCCCGCGTGCTGCTCCAGATATCCAACGACGGCCTCATCCACAGCGTCTTCGGCACCGCCCACGCGGTCAATGCGACGCCCGCCGCGGCAGTCCTGCTCATCGGCGGCGTCACCATGCTGCCCGCGGCCATCCTCGCGGCTCGCGGAGCCTCCGGCATCGACATCTACGGCTGGCTGGGGTCGCTGGCAGTCTACGGCTTCATCACGGTCTACGCGCTCGTGGCAATCGCCCTACCCTTCTACCTGCGCCGCAACCACCACCTGAGCACCGGCACCATCGTCCTCTCCATCGTCGCCACCCTGGCGATGCTGCTGGCGCTGGCGGGCACTCTCTACCCCGTCCCACCCGCGCCCTACAACTGGCTACCCTTCGTCTACCTTGGCTACCTGATCGTCGGCACCGCTGGCTTCGCCGTCACTCGCCGATATCCTCGTTCCAAACCTCAGGCTTCTCCGCGATAA
- the gatB gene encoding Asp-tRNA(Asn)/Glu-tRNA(Gln) amidotransferase subunit GatB, with protein sequence MATMTGISPEVLAKYQPVIGLEVHVQLLTETKAFCGCVNKYGGEPNTHTCPTCLGLPGALPVLNRKAVEFAVLASKAIGCTINETSIFSRKNYFYPDSPKGYQISQFDKPLAEHGKLFVTGPDGQPRPIGITRLHMEEDAGKSVHDGFADSVSRTYVDLNRCGTPLVEIVSEPDLRTADEVFEYLTKLKEILLYAGVSDCNMEEGSLRCDANVSVMLKGAKEYGTKAEVKNVNSFRYIRSAVEYEIERQIGVIEEGGRVVQESRLWNQGEGRTYSMRSKEQAHDYRYFPEPDLPPLVVGAEWQEEIISALPELPEARRARMIAAYDISEQDAMTLTATKAFADKFEAAATKAKSAKRVASLLTSELTMRLRAAELEMDQSPVSMDGLVMAADLAESGELSSKMLKQLLDSCFASGEDFPVVYEREKPQQISDTGAIEAMIDEVIAANPKQVEQYRAGKKTVAAFFVGNVMRLSKGQANPALLNQLVAKKLDGQ encoded by the coding sequence ATGGCTACTATGACCGGCATTTCTCCCGAGGTTCTTGCAAAGTACCAGCCCGTGATCGGGCTGGAGGTTCACGTACAGCTCCTGACCGAGACCAAGGCCTTCTGCGGATGCGTGAACAAGTACGGCGGCGAGCCGAACACCCACACCTGCCCCACCTGCCTGGGGTTGCCCGGTGCGCTGCCCGTGCTCAACCGCAAGGCCGTCGAGTTCGCCGTGCTGGCCTCGAAGGCCATCGGTTGCACCATCAACGAGACCAGCATCTTCTCGCGCAAGAACTACTTCTACCCGGACTCGCCCAAGGGCTACCAGATCTCGCAGTTCGACAAGCCGCTGGCCGAGCACGGCAAGCTCTTCGTGACCGGGCCGGACGGGCAGCCGAGGCCCATCGGCATCACGCGGCTGCACATGGAAGAGGACGCCGGAAAGAGCGTCCACGACGGCTTCGCGGACTCGGTCTCGAGGACGTATGTGGACCTGAACCGCTGCGGCACGCCGCTGGTCGAGATCGTCTCCGAGCCGGACCTGCGCACGGCCGATGAGGTCTTCGAGTACCTGACCAAGCTCAAGGAGATCCTGCTCTACGCGGGCGTGAGCGACTGCAACATGGAAGAGGGTTCGCTACGCTGCGACGCCAATGTGAGCGTGATGCTGAAGGGCGCGAAGGAGTACGGGACCAAGGCTGAGGTCAAGAACGTCAACAGCTTCCGCTACATCCGCTCGGCGGTGGAGTACGAGATCGAGCGGCAGATTGGCGTGATCGAAGAGGGCGGGCGCGTGGTGCAGGAGAGCCGCCTGTGGAACCAGGGCGAGGGCCGGACCTACTCGATGCGCAGCAAGGAACAGGCGCATGACTACCGCTATTTTCCGGAGCCGGATCTGCCGCCGCTGGTGGTGGGCGCGGAGTGGCAGGAGGAGATTATCTCCGCGCTGCCGGAGTTGCCGGAGGCGCGGCGGGCGCGGATGATCGCGGCGTATGACATCTCCGAACAGGACGCGATGACGCTGACCGCGACCAAGGCGTTTGCGGATAAGTTTGAAGCTGCCGCGACGAAGGCGAAGAGTGCGAAGCGGGTGGCGTCGCTGTTGACCAGCGAGCTGACGATGCGGCTGCGGGCGGCGGAACTGGAGATGGACCAGTCGCCGGTGTCGATGGACGGCCTGGTGATGGCGGCGGATTTGGCGGAGAGCGGCGAGCTTTCGAGCAAGATGCTGAAGCAGTTGCTGGATAGCTGCTTTGCTTCGGGCGAGGATTTTCCGGTGGTCTACGAGCGGGAGAAGCCGCAACAGATCTCCGATACGGGTGCGATTGAGGCGATGATCGATGAGGTGATCGCTGCGAATCCGAAGCAGGTGGAGCAGTATCGGGCGGGCAAGAAGACGGTGGCGGCGTTCTTTGTGGGAAATGTGATGCGGCTGTCGAAGGGGCAGGCGAATCCGGCGTTGTTGAATCAGTTGGTGGCGAAGAAGCTGGACGGGCAATAA
- the ligA gene encoding NAD-dependent DNA ligase LigA, with amino-acid sequence MADGHHTVEQKIEKLREELRHHEHLYYVEDAPVLTDAQYDELMRRLKALEEEHPELVTPDSPTQRVGGKPKDGFVKTPHSRPMLSLDNAFDEAELRAWDARVRGGLPPSETVGYVCELKLDGLSLALQYSGEANGSAHLVSGITRGDGTIGENVTTNVRTVRSIPLSISAARMKSAGVDGGFEVRGEVLLSQAAFEKLNEEREAAGLAPAANPRNAAAGTVRTLEPNIVAQRRLDFYAYFLLRDGEFLMPTQTETLSALRALGFLVNKHARTVADIDGVIEFIAGADALRDSLPYEIDGVVVKVDSTAQQRRLGFTGKAPRWAIAYKFPARAAVTLLENVTFQVGRTGKVTPVANLRPVSIGGTVVKRATLHNADEIERLGVRIGDHVSVERGGDVIPKITGVVLDKPRGEGVIEFPETCPECGTALVKVEGEVDWRCVNASCPARLREELLHFGSRGVMNIEGLGEVMVAQLLGQKLSEVVPEDSELEDAAEVVREPLVRSLADIYWLKKEQLLELERVGDKSSQALLDEIERSKTRPLAKVLLGLGIRFVGERTAELLASHFGSMDALMEATAEELTKVNEVGPKVAEGVVEFFAELRNRALVEKLREAGLTMPAEKKVTSDVLAGLTFVLTGTLPTLTREAAKEKIEAAGGRVSGSVSKKTSYVVAGEEAGSKLEKANELGVKVVDEAGLLELLEAKD; translated from the coding sequence ATGGCGGATGGGCACCACACGGTCGAGCAGAAGATTGAGAAGCTGAGGGAAGAGCTGCGTCACCACGAGCATCTGTACTACGTCGAGGACGCGCCGGTACTGACGGACGCGCAGTACGACGAGCTGATGCGGCGGCTGAAGGCGCTCGAGGAGGAGCATCCTGAGCTGGTGACGCCGGATTCGCCGACGCAGCGCGTGGGCGGCAAGCCTAAGGACGGGTTCGTGAAGACGCCGCACTCGCGGCCGATGCTGTCTCTGGACAACGCCTTTGATGAGGCCGAGCTGCGGGCTTGGGATGCGCGGGTGCGAGGTGGGTTGCCGCCGTCCGAGACGGTGGGCTACGTCTGTGAGCTGAAGCTGGATGGGCTCTCGCTGGCGCTGCAATATAGCGGCGAGGCCAATGGCTCAGCGCACCTGGTGAGCGGAATCACCCGTGGTGACGGGACGATTGGGGAAAATGTAACCACAAATGTTCGGACGGTGCGCTCGATTCCGCTGAGCATCTCGGCGGCGCGGATGAAGAGCGCAGGAGTAGACGGCGGTTTCGAGGTGCGGGGCGAGGTGCTGCTGTCGCAGGCGGCCTTCGAGAAGCTGAACGAGGAGCGCGAGGCCGCGGGACTGGCTCCGGCGGCGAACCCGCGCAACGCCGCGGCGGGCACGGTGCGGACGCTTGAGCCGAACATCGTGGCGCAGCGTCGGTTGGACTTTTACGCATACTTTCTGCTGCGGGATGGCGAGTTCTTGATGCCGACCCAGACCGAGACGCTGTCGGCGCTGCGGGCTCTGGGCTTTCTCGTGAACAAGCACGCGCGGACGGTTGCGGATATCGATGGGGTGATCGAGTTTATCGCCGGTGCGGATGCGCTGCGCGACTCGCTGCCGTACGAGATAGACGGCGTGGTGGTGAAGGTGGATTCGACCGCGCAGCAGCGGCGGCTGGGCTTTACGGGCAAGGCTCCGCGCTGGGCGATTGCTTATAAGTTTCCGGCGCGGGCTGCCGTTACGTTGCTGGAGAATGTCACGTTTCAAGTGGGGCGCACGGGTAAGGTAACTCCTGTGGCGAACCTTAGGCCGGTCTCGATCGGCGGCACGGTGGTGAAGCGTGCGACTCTGCATAACGCCGATGAGATCGAGCGGCTGGGCGTGCGGATCGGTGACCATGTATCGGTGGAGCGCGGCGGCGATGTGATCCCGAAGATCACCGGCGTCGTGCTGGATAAGCCGCGTGGTGAGGGAGTGATCGAGTTTCCGGAGACGTGTCCGGAGTGTGGCACCGCGCTGGTGAAGGTCGAAGGTGAGGTTGATTGGCGCTGCGTGAATGCGAGCTGTCCGGCGCGTCTGCGTGAGGAGTTGCTGCACTTCGGCTCGCGCGGCGTGATGAATATTGAGGGTCTCGGCGAGGTGATGGTGGCCCAGTTGCTGGGGCAGAAGCTCTCGGAGGTTGTGCCGGAGGACTCCGAGTTGGAGGACGCTGCCGAGGTGGTGCGCGAGCCGCTGGTGCGGTCGCTGGCCGATATCTACTGGCTGAAGAAGGAGCAGTTGCTCGAGCTGGAGCGAGTGGGCGATAAGAGCTCCCAGGCACTGCTCGATGAGATTGAGCGGTCGAAGACGCGGCCTCTGGCCAAGGTGCTGCTGGGGCTGGGGATTCGCTTTGTCGGCGAGCGGACTGCGGAGTTGCTGGCCTCGCACTTTGGGTCGATGGATGCCCTGATGGAGGCGACGGCGGAGGAGCTGACCAAGGTGAACGAGGTCGGGCCGAAGGTCGCTGAGGGCGTGGTCGAGTTTTTCGCTGAGCTTCGGAATCGCGCGCTGGTGGAGAAGTTGCGCGAGGCCGGGTTGACGATGCCTGCGGAGAAGAAGGTGACGTCCGACGTGCTGGCGGGGCTGACATTTGTGCTGACCGGGACGCTGCCCACGCTGACGCGGGAGGCGGCGAAGGAGAAGATCGAGGCTGCGGGCGGGCGGGTCTCCGGCTCGGTGAGCAAGAAGACCAGCTACGTGGTGGCAGGCGAAGAGGCTGGCTCGAAGCTGGAGAAGGCGAATGAGCTGGGGGTGAAGGTGGTGGATGAGGCGGGGTTGCTGGAGTTGCTAGAGGCAAAAGACTAG
- a CDS encoding GatB/YqeY domain-containing protein, translated as MSDTNSSTAETSISSRIGKDIIAAMKARDEHRLTTLRMVKSALKSKEIDKRQPLDDAEESQILTTLIKQRRESIESFTKGDRPELAEKERVELAMIESYLPQAATEEEIRAIVQGALAYLAEAPGGSKLGPKDMGPAMRVIKQRLLADGIRADGQLVSNLVKEELAK; from the coding sequence ATGAGCGACACCAACAGCAGCACCGCCGAGACCAGCATCTCCAGCCGTATCGGCAAGGACATCATCGCCGCCATGAAGGCCCGCGACGAGCACCGTCTCACCACGCTCCGCATGGTCAAGTCCGCCCTGAAGAGCAAGGAGATCGACAAGCGCCAGCCGCTCGACGACGCCGAAGAATCGCAGATCCTGACCACGCTCATCAAGCAGCGCCGCGAGTCGATCGAATCCTTCACCAAGGGCGACCGCCCCGAGCTGGCCGAAAAAGAGCGCGTCGAACTGGCCATGATCGAGAGCTACCTGCCCCAGGCCGCGACCGAAGAGGAGATTCGCGCCATCGTTCAGGGTGCCCTCGCCTACCTGGCTGAGGCCCCCGGCGGCTCCAAGCTTGGCCCCAAGGACATGGGACCGGCCATGCGCGTTATCAAGCAGCGCCTTCTGGCCGACGGCATCCGCGCCGATGGCCAGCTCGTCAGCAACCTCGTCAAGGAAGAATTAGCCAAATAG